A DNA window from Coffea arabica cultivar ET-39 chromosome 6c, Coffea Arabica ET-39 HiFi, whole genome shotgun sequence contains the following coding sequences:
- the LOC140008715 gene encoding uncharacterized protein, whose protein sequence is MTFYADQNKSERTFGVGHWVYLRLQPYRQMSVELRGNTKLSARYFGPYQVVQKVGQVAYKLKLPKGSKIHLVFHVSLLKRKVRENATPVLQLPNLDRKGHLRMKPTAILDRRIIKRRNAAAVQWLIHWWGTTSAEATQEDAEKIEREFPEFQS, encoded by the coding sequence ATGACGTTTTATGCTGATCAGAACAAAAGTGAGAGGACATTTGGTGTAGGACACTGGGTCTACTTGAGGCTACAACCATACAGGCAAATGTCTGTGGAATTAAGGGGCAACACCAAGCTGTCTGCTAGGTACTTTGGTCCATATCAAGTGGTTCAAAAGGTAGGACAGGTTGCATATAAGTTGAAGCTACCTAAGGGATCCAAAATTCATCTTGTGTTTCATGTATCATTATTGAAGAGGAAGGTAAGGGAAAATGCAACTCCTGTGCTCCAATTACCAAACCTGGATAGGAAAGGTCACTTGAGGATGAAGCCAACAGCTATTCTAGATCGCAGAATCATCAAGAGGAGGAATGCAGCAGCAGTACAATGGCTCATCCACTGGTGGGGGACCACATCAGCTGAGGCCACCCAGGAGGATGCAGAAAAGATTGAGAGGGAGTTCCCTGAATTTCAATCTTGA